A portion of the Girardinichthys multiradiatus isolate DD_20200921_A chromosome 23, DD_fGirMul_XY1, whole genome shotgun sequence genome contains these proteins:
- the stard14 gene encoding START domain containing 14, whose protein sequence is MSGRPSILPTEDAFEDFKKQCLATENWLNKYDNNGMQVWIEVPENRGNSSPKVHKIKCKMTIKDVSAATMYDVIHDGQYRKNWDPNMLESFDIARLSDNADVGYYSWLCPKPIKNRDVVTLRSWRVMDDEYIIINFSVKHPKHPPQGHLVRAVSLLTGYFIKPTGPNSCTFIYLSQADPKGSLPKWVVNKASQVLAPRVMKCVHKAGQNYSAWKQQNSPDLKPWLYPEQSNLPMMDPADLSIQRADSLQNVDESSKKDALESEDSS, encoded by the exons ATGTCAGGACGTCCGAGTATTTTACCCACCGAGGATGCCTTTGAGGACTTCAAGAAGCAATGTTTGGCCACCGAGAACTGGCTGAACAAATATGACAATAATGGGATGCAAGTGTGGATCGAAGTGCCTGAAAATAGGGGGAACAGCTCACCTAAAGTGCACAAAATCAAG TGTAAAATGACCATCAAAGATGTGTCGGCTGCCACCATGTACGACGTTATTCATGACGGTCAGTACCGTAAGAATTGGGATCCCAacatgctggagagttttgacATTGCCCGGCTCTCTGACAATGCTGATGTGGGCTACTACTCTT GGCTTTGTCCAAAGCCAATAAAGAACAGAGATGTAGTGACTCTGCGTTCATGGCGGGTGATGGATGATGAGTACATAATTATCAATTTCTCCGTCAAACACCCG AAACACCCACCTCAAGGCCATCTTGTGAGAGCAGTGTCCCTCCTGACGGGTTATTTCATTAAACCCACAGGACCGAACAGCTGTACTTTCATTTATCTTTCACAAGCTGACCCGAAAG gtTCTCTCCCAAAATGGGTGGTAAACAAAGCATCCCAAGTGCTCGCTCCTCGG GTGATGAAGTGTGTACACAAGGCGGGACAGAACTACTCAGCGTGGAAACAGCagaactctcctgacctgaagcCCTGGCTCTACCCAGAGCAGAGCAACCTCCCCATGATGGACCCTGCCGACCTGTCCATACAGAGAGCGGACTCGCTGCAAAATGTGGACGAAAGCTCCAAAAAGGATGCTCTGGAAAGTGAGGACAGCAGCTAA